The Cellulophaga sp. L1A9 genome window below encodes:
- a CDS encoding IS3 family transposase yields the protein MNAVYSKHKISKTNIINMVGMVHSSYYRTPSFGKKGNTPSKLTYHKSRGWVNQDALIASIKEILSHEFIDCGYRLMTSYLKKEAYLINHKKLYRIMKEQGMLKLENRINRSGSGRKFVKFRKVNTSRPMECLEMDIKMVWIPNVGKNAYLLSIIDVHTRRILKDYFSFSIKQDKVIAFLSELFAEYQYPDNVVIRSDNGSQFIANNVREYLGLIGVQQEFTHIATPEENAHIEAYHGILKKEIFKRVDYTCFGQIEQILKRYVTFYNNTRLHGLLGRITPMEKWNADKHLILMKKITA from the coding sequence GTGAATGCTGTTTATAGCAAGCATAAAATTAGTAAAACCAACATAATTAATATGGTAGGGATGGTTCATAGTAGCTATTACCGTACTCCCAGTTTTGGTAAAAAGGGTAATACTCCTAGTAAACTCACCTATCATAAATCTAGAGGTTGGGTTAATCAAGACGCTCTTATTGCTTCTATAAAAGAGATTTTAAGTCATGAATTTATAGATTGTGGTTACCGATTAATGACTTCTTACTTAAAAAAAGAAGCATACCTGATTAATCATAAAAAGCTCTACAGAATTATGAAAGAACAGGGAATGCTAAAACTAGAGAATCGGATAAACAGGAGTGGTTCTGGGCGTAAATTTGTAAAATTCAGAAAAGTAAATACCTCAAGACCAATGGAATGTTTAGAGATGGATATAAAGATGGTATGGATTCCTAATGTGGGTAAAAACGCTTATTTATTATCCATCATAGACGTACATACTCGTAGAATATTAAAAGACTATTTTTCTTTTTCTATTAAACAGGATAAGGTGATAGCGTTTTTATCAGAGTTGTTTGCAGAATACCAATACCCTGATAACGTTGTTATTAGAAGTGACAACGGTAGTCAGTTTATTGCAAATAATGTACGTGAATACCTTGGACTAATTGGGGTTCAGCAAGAATTTACACATATAGCCACACCAGAAGAAAATGCGCATATAGAAGCCTATCATGGAATACTAAAAAAAGAAATTTTTAAAAGAGTGGATTACACATGTTTTGGGCAAATTGAACAAATCTTAAAAAGGTATGTGACTTTTTACAACAATACTAGGTTACATGGGCTCTTAGGGCGTATTACACCAATGGAAAAATGGAACGCTGATAAACACCTAATTCTAATGAAAAAAATAACAGCTTAA
- a CDS encoding sensor histidine kinase — MNKAFLHITFILLTANVFAQKTSIEEKIAQFNTKIEHTEKGERLQWMDSLNRIVFEKPAFNYDTIARQTIAFAIELDSLPLASKNLTDLIYYHVYIGGSPKEAISLFHFYTPKLKKLKNDYTWAELYLYTGDGYTFSHNLDKAITFYKKAIQFGIASKKEHIVALARLYMGFVLTDTGKFAEASLSFKGASQIYTKLKDTTNLLAAKNGLSILYSKNAFYKEAQQERAEAITIAQVSKNYNMLIPLYANAAEDYKRTGDRVKQIAYLKASLAANLRDPKMNYLKAPLLAAIANAYAESDSLPLAIKNFKALEAIYEKDKSEENTRHYIDVKKTLSFEQKAYQEALAYGKTFLKFQKERKKTEDIMLAEKFLAKVYNALEDNAASNEHLVHYYAIKDSIANVQNIKSLAYYQTLYETEKRDLKIETQNSNIDILHLENKNKTQIFLFSALALLLLFGGLNFYRSFIHAKKRGIAQKVFSQKLIKTQEQERTRIAKDLHDGVGQQITLLKMKAQKSDQIEFVHLAHNALEEVRNISRGLYPVILAKLGLTESIEQLLLTLDEETDLFVSVEIDPIDSYFNTTESLNFYRFIQESVHNVLKHAEAKTFIVTILKQNHVINVFIKDNGQGFEVSKRIKQSSLGLKTMAERISMLKGSFMIKSKKTEGTTITVQIPIK, encoded by the coding sequence ATGAATAAAGCTTTCCTTCACATTACATTTATCCTATTAACAGCAAATGTATTTGCTCAAAAAACAAGCATAGAAGAGAAAATCGCACAATTTAATACGAAGATTGAACATACCGAAAAAGGCGAACGTCTTCAATGGATGGATAGCCTTAATCGTATCGTTTTTGAAAAACCAGCATTTAATTATGATACGATAGCGAGACAAACTATTGCTTTTGCAATTGAATTAGATTCCTTACCGCTCGCCTCAAAAAACTTAACTGATTTAATTTATTACCATGTTTATATTGGAGGGTCTCCTAAAGAAGCTATTTCATTGTTTCATTTTTATACTCCCAAATTAAAAAAATTAAAAAACGATTATACTTGGGCAGAATTATATCTGTATACCGGAGATGGGTATACCTTTTCTCATAACTTAGACAAAGCCATTACTTTTTATAAAAAAGCCATCCAATTTGGTATTGCATCAAAGAAAGAACACATTGTAGCGCTAGCAAGACTATATATGGGGTTTGTATTAACCGATACTGGAAAATTCGCAGAAGCCTCCTTAAGTTTTAAAGGTGCTTCTCAAATTTATACAAAACTAAAAGATACCACCAACTTACTAGCCGCAAAAAACGGATTGTCTATTCTCTACAGTAAAAATGCTTTTTATAAAGAAGCACAACAAGAGCGTGCAGAAGCCATTACCATAGCTCAAGTAAGTAAAAATTACAACATGCTCATTCCGCTATACGCCAATGCGGCAGAAGATTACAAGCGCACAGGCGACAGGGTAAAACAAATAGCTTATTTAAAAGCATCGTTAGCTGCAAATCTTAGAGATCCCAAAATGAATTACCTGAAAGCTCCCCTACTCGCTGCCATTGCAAATGCATATGCTGAGAGTGATAGTTTGCCACTTGCTATTAAGAATTTTAAGGCTCTAGAAGCGATTTATGAGAAAGATAAATCGGAAGAGAATACGCGGCATTATATCGATGTTAAAAAGACACTGTCTTTTGAACAAAAAGCATATCAAGAAGCTTTAGCCTATGGAAAAACGTTTTTAAAGTTTCAAAAAGAACGAAAAAAAACAGAAGACATCATGTTAGCAGAAAAATTTTTAGCTAAAGTCTATAACGCTTTAGAAGATAATGCTGCCAGTAATGAACATCTGGTTCATTACTACGCCATAAAAGATTCTATTGCTAATGTCCAAAACATAAAATCTTTGGCCTATTACCAAACACTCTACGAAACAGAAAAAAGAGATCTTAAAATTGAAACTCAAAACTCAAACATCGATATATTACATCTTGAAAATAAGAACAAAACCCAAATATTTCTTTTTAGCGCTCTAGCATTGCTCCTACTTTTTGGGGGACTCAACTTCTACCGCTCTTTTATTCATGCCAAAAAAAGAGGAATTGCACAAAAAGTGTTTTCCCAAAAACTTATAAAAACCCAAGAGCAAGAACGCACACGGATTGCAAAAGATTTGCATGATGGTGTAGGCCAACAAATTACCCTACTTAAAATGAAAGCCCAAAAATCAGACCAAATAGAGTTTGTACACTTGGCACATAATGCTTTGGAAGAAGTGCGAAATATTTCTCGAGGCTTATACCCTGTGATACTAGCAAAACTAGGACTTACAGAGAGTATAGAACAATTACTTTTAACCTTAGATGAAGAAACAGATTTGTTTGTTTCTGTTGAGATTGACCCTATAGATTCTTATTTCAATACTACAGAATCGCTTAATTTTTATAGATTTATACAAGAATCGGTTCACAATGTTCTAAAACATGCGGAAGCGAAAACATTCATTGTTACCATTTTAAAACAAAACCATGTTATTAATGTATTCATTAAAGATAACGGCCAAGGATTTGAAGTGAGTAAACGTATAAAACAAAGTAGTTTAGGCCTAAAAACTATGGCAGAACGCATCAGCATGCTTAAAGGAAGTTTTATGATTAAAAGTAAAAAAACAGAAGGCACAACAATTACGGTACAAATACCTATTAAATAA
- a CDS encoding response regulator transcription factor: MTNAITVIVADDHPLLLKGLVDELKTYNYNILATAVNGAQALDKIMQLQPNIAILDEEMPMLTGFEVIKKCSENNIATKFIILTSHKEKAFVYKAKNLDISGYIIKDEPFQELHKCIQSVRKGVPYFSTLFSDVFENEVVPQLKKIKLLSPSERTILRLVAQGKSSKEIGALLSVSNRTVEKHRANIIAKLELAPVMDALLLWTKEYKEFLVTI, encoded by the coding sequence ATGACAAACGCCATTACAGTGATTGTAGCAGATGACCACCCTTTATTATTAAAAGGTTTAGTAGATGAACTAAAAACGTATAATTATAACATCTTGGCAACAGCAGTAAACGGGGCTCAAGCGCTAGACAAAATAATGCAACTTCAGCCCAACATAGCCATTTTGGATGAAGAAATGCCAATGCTTACGGGTTTTGAAGTTATAAAAAAATGCAGTGAAAATAATATAGCAACCAAATTTATCATCCTGACTTCTCATAAAGAAAAGGCCTTTGTATATAAGGCAAAAAACCTAGATATCTCTGGCTATATCATTAAAGATGAACCCTTTCAAGAGTTGCACAAATGCATCCAAAGTGTGCGTAAAGGTGTGCCTTATTTTAGTACGCTTTTTAGTGATGTATTTGAGAATGAAGTAGTACCACAATTGAAAAAAATAAAGTTACTATCTCCTTCCGAACGTACCATTCTACGCCTAGTTGCACAAGGAAAATCTTCCAAAGAAATTGGAGCACTCTTAAGTGTTTCTAATAGAACAGTAGAGAAACATCGTGCAAATATTATCGCCAAGCTAGAACTTGCTCCGGTAATGGACGCCCTGCTCTTATGGACCAAAGAATATAAGGAATTCCTAGTAACTATTTAA
- a CDS encoding putative zinc-binding metallopeptidase, which produces MKIFQCGHCNHSVFFENYSCENCGHLTGFRDLDRKMLTFKPDEVALFSDRENIEYKYCKNKEYEVCNWILEKNSPEVYCNACQLNRTIPNLSDSENFEKWQHLEIAKHRLVYQLQKIGLPLHSKMEDENGLCFDFVVQQDDPNLMTGHANGVVTILLKEADSVQREQMRKHFSEPYRTLVGHLRHEVGHYFWDRLVYTNQNTLTEFRTIFGDEQRNYGDALTAYYENGAPKDWQKSYISKYATAHPWEDWAETWAHYLHIMDMVETAYFFGVNVKPITKLREMKAKVTFDPYTKEDFDIIVRTCVPLSFAVNSINRAMGVPDVYPFVITPPVVEKLKFIHKLLLPKR; this is translated from the coding sequence ATGAAAATATTTCAATGTGGTCACTGCAATCACTCTGTTTTTTTTGAAAATTATTCTTGTGAAAATTGTGGGCATTTAACTGGTTTTAGAGACCTAGATCGTAAAATGTTAACTTTTAAGCCAGACGAGGTCGCGCTGTTTTCAGATCGTGAAAATATTGAATATAAGTATTGCAAAAATAAAGAGTATGAGGTCTGTAATTGGATACTTGAAAAAAACAGCCCAGAAGTATATTGCAATGCTTGCCAGCTAAACCGTACCATTCCGAACCTTTCCGATTCTGAAAATTTTGAGAAGTGGCAACACCTAGAAATCGCTAAGCATCGATTAGTTTATCAACTTCAAAAAATTGGATTGCCTTTACATAGTAAAATGGAGGATGAAAATGGCTTGTGTTTTGATTTTGTAGTGCAGCAAGATGATCCTAATCTAATGACAGGTCATGCTAATGGTGTAGTTACTATTTTATTGAAAGAAGCAGATTCTGTGCAGAGAGAACAAATGCGAAAACATTTTTCTGAACCTTACCGTACTTTGGTAGGGCATCTTAGGCATGAAGTTGGTCATTATTTCTGGGATAGATTAGTGTATACCAATCAAAATACATTAACAGAATTTAGAACTATTTTTGGAGATGAGCAACGCAATTATGGAGATGCTCTGACAGCATATTATGAGAATGGTGCCCCTAAGGATTGGCAAAAGTCATATATTAGTAAGTATGCTACCGCACACCCATGGGAAGATTGGGCCGAAACTTGGGCACATTACCTCCATATTATGGATATGGTGGAAACGGCGTATTTTTTTGGCGTGAATGTAAAACCAATTACAAAGCTTAGGGAAATGAAGGCTAAAGTTACTTTTGATCCCTATACCAAAGAAGATTTTGATATTATTGTACGAACCTGTGTACCGTTATCTTTTGCTGTGAATAGCATTAATAGGGCCATGGGGGTACCAGATGTGTATCCTTTTGTAATTACACCTCCAGTAGTAGAAAAACTAAAATTCATTCACAAATTACTATTGCCTAAACGTTAA
- a CDS encoding transglutaminase family protein, whose protein sequence is MKFKITHITTYLFDSEVFLEPHYLRFRPSQTSYVDVSEFAITIQPQPAGHKLVQDEDNNVVDFCWFEGMTSQLSIKAESVLETKPYNPFNFLIYPQSFNTLPFQYNVLQKKLLFSALEVVPISKVLIDYALSILKQSNFNTIPYLTNLTKQLHDDFSVEYRADGAPFMPDETFQLKRGSCRDLSWMLINVLRQQGLAARFVSGYYYFDMINPAYELHAWVDVYLPGIGWFGVDPSHGLLTGNTHFPIASSAHYDHTMPVSGGIRGSASSKLNTELIIKKL, encoded by the coding sequence ATGAAATTTAAAATCACCCATATTACAACGTATCTATTTGATTCAGAAGTTTTTTTAGAACCTCATTATTTAAGATTTCGTCCAAGCCAAACATCTTATGTTGATGTTTCTGAGTTTGCCATAACAATTCAGCCACAACCAGCAGGGCATAAATTAGTACAAGATGAAGATAATAATGTTGTAGATTTTTGCTGGTTTGAAGGCATGACATCTCAACTAAGCATTAAAGCAGAAAGTGTTCTAGAAACGAAACCATACAATCCTTTTAATTTTTTAATATACCCTCAAAGTTTTAATACACTACCTTTTCAATATAATGTCTTGCAGAAAAAATTACTTTTTTCTGCATTAGAAGTAGTGCCTATTTCAAAAGTGTTGATTGATTATGCTTTATCCATTTTAAAGCAGTCAAATTTTAATACCATTCCTTATCTCACCAATCTTACTAAACAATTGCATGATGATTTTAGTGTTGAATATAGAGCAGATGGAGCGCCATTCATGCCAGATGAAACTTTTCAACTAAAGAGAGGTTCATGTAGAGACTTATCTTGGATGCTGATTAACGTATTGAGGCAACAAGGTCTTGCGGCACGTTTTGTAAGTGGTTATTATTATTTTGATATGATAAACCCTGCTTATGAGCTCCACGCTTGGGTAGATGTGTATTTGCCAGGTATTGGTTGGTTTGGTGTAGACCCTAGTCATGGTCTTTTGACGGGCAACACTCATTTTCCCATTGCATCAAGTGCACATTATGATCATACAATGCCTGTTTCCGGAGGTATCAGAGGAAGTGCTAGTTCTAAATTAAATACAGAATTAATCATTAAAAAATTATAA
- a CDS encoding alpha-E domain-containing protein: protein MLGRVANTIYWMNRYLERAENYARFMDVNYNLSLEMPPDEEQQWKPIVVITGDWELYKSLNTKVSKSKVIYFLAFDKKNPNSIYNCILNARENARAIRPEITKEFWEQINALNYLVKAGLENKCHKENNLREFFTNVKNGCQLLYGMYDATISRNEGWHFGKLGQAIERADKTSRVLDTKYHLLLDSPNEVGSSLDLIQWASLLKSVSAYDMYRKKYGKLTSSSIAEFLILDTEFPRSILACLISAEKSLITLSGSSFGFSNSAQKQLGALKSQLEYTAINEIISGGMHEYLDDIQQKLNGVSTAVYASFFSIENQITS, encoded by the coding sequence ATGCTTGGTAGAGTAGCGAACACAATATATTGGATGAATAGATATCTAGAACGTGCAGAAAATTATGCACGATTTATGGATGTAAATTATAACTTATCACTAGAAATGCCGCCAGATGAAGAGCAGCAATGGAAACCTATTGTAGTAATTACTGGAGATTGGGAATTGTATAAATCATTAAACACGAAAGTGTCTAAATCTAAAGTGATTTATTTTTTAGCTTTTGATAAGAAAAACCCAAACTCCATTTACAATTGTATTTTAAATGCAAGGGAAAATGCACGTGCCATACGCCCTGAAATAACGAAAGAATTTTGGGAGCAAATTAACGCATTAAACTACCTAGTGAAGGCAGGTTTAGAAAACAAGTGTCATAAAGAAAACAATTTACGAGAATTTTTTACCAATGTTAAAAATGGGTGTCAACTACTTTATGGTATGTATGATGCTACTATTTCAAGAAATGAAGGATGGCATTTTGGTAAGTTAGGGCAAGCAATAGAACGTGCAGATAAAACATCTCGAGTCTTAGACACTAAATATCATCTTTTATTAGATTCTCCTAATGAGGTAGGTTCTTCCTTAGACTTAATTCAGTGGGCATCACTTTTAAAGTCGGTCAGTGCTTATGATATGTATAGAAAAAAATACGGAAAACTCACCTCGTCAAGTATAGCAGAATTTTTGATTTTAGACACAGAATTTCCTAGATCAATACTGGCATGCTTGATTAGTGCAGAGAAATCTCTTATTACGTTATCGGGGAGTTCTTTTGGATTCAGTAATAGTGCTCAAAAACAATTAGGAGCTCTAAAATCACAACTAGAATATACAGCGATAAATGAGATTATTTCTGGAGGTATGCATGAATATCTTGACGATATTCAGCAAAAACTAAATGGAGTGTCTACAGCAGTTTATGCATCGTTTTTTTCCATTGAAAATCAAATAACTAGCTAA
- a CDS encoding circularly permuted type 2 ATP-grasp protein, with amino-acid sequence MPKLDFSAYETKGFYDEMFDENKNVRPNYKLFLERLQKMSPKKLSTLQHATDRAQLSLGMTFNVYSDNQGVERILHLDIIPRIIDNKEWTHLERGLQQRIKALNLFIQDIYNDQKVLKDKIIPKEMIFSSISYLKELEGFKPPRDIWCHITGSDLIKGGDGQYYVLEDNLRCPSGVSYMLENREILKRTFPELFEKLGVKPVYDYTHILRDTLESLTDVENPTVVVLTPGIFNSAYFEHSYLAQQMGAELVEGKDLIVKNEIVYTITTNGLKRVDVIYRRVDDEFIDPLAFNKNSVLGTPGLFNAYLKGNVVLVNAPGTGVVDDKAVYAYIPRIIKYYLGEDMILPNVKTYICDEEQDRKYVLENIHNLVVKQTDASGGYGMLVGPKSTKKEQQEFIAKIKHNPRNYIAQPMINLSRVPTITDENTIEGRHVDLRPYALYGDDINIIPGALTRVALKKGSIVVNSSQGGGSKDTWVLNH; translated from the coding sequence ATGCCAAAATTAGATTTCTCAGCTTACGAAACCAAAGGGTTTTATGATGAAATGTTTGATGAAAATAAAAACGTTAGGCCAAATTACAAATTGTTTTTAGAGCGACTTCAAAAAATGAGTCCTAAAAAACTAAGCACATTACAGCATGCTACAGATAGAGCACAACTATCTTTAGGGATGACTTTTAATGTGTATAGTGACAATCAGGGCGTAGAACGTATTCTTCATTTAGACATTATTCCAAGAATTATCGATAATAAAGAATGGACACATTTAGAAAGAGGCTTACAGCAACGTATTAAAGCCCTTAACTTATTCATTCAAGATATTTATAACGATCAAAAGGTTTTAAAAGATAAAATTATTCCTAAAGAGATGATTTTTTCAAGTATTTCGTATTTGAAAGAATTAGAAGGTTTTAAGCCCCCAAGAGATATTTGGTGTCACATCACAGGATCTGATCTAATTAAGGGCGGAGACGGGCAATATTATGTACTTGAAGATAATTTACGCTGTCCTTCTGGGGTATCCTATATGCTAGAAAACAGAGAAATTTTGAAGCGTACTTTTCCTGAGTTATTTGAAAAATTAGGGGTAAAGCCCGTTTATGACTATACGCATATTTTAAGAGATACCTTAGAATCACTTACCGATGTAGAAAACCCAACGGTAGTTGTTTTAACGCCTGGAATATTTAATTCTGCTTATTTTGAACATTCCTACCTGGCACAGCAAATGGGTGCAGAGTTGGTAGAAGGTAAAGATTTAATAGTGAAAAATGAAATCGTTTATACCATTACAACCAATGGTTTAAAACGTGTGGATGTTATTTACCGTCGTGTAGATGATGAGTTTATTGATCCTTTAGCGTTCAACAAAAATTCAGTTTTAGGAACCCCCGGATTATTTAATGCCTATTTAAAAGGCAATGTGGTTTTAGTTAATGCGCCAGGAACAGGAGTAGTAGATGATAAAGCTGTTTATGCTTATATTCCAAGAATTATAAAGTATTATTTAGGAGAAGATATGATTTTGCCAAATGTAAAAACATATATCTGTGATGAAGAACAAGACCGTAAATATGTTCTTGAAAATATACACAATTTAGTAGTTAAACAAACAGATGCTTCTGGTGGGTATGGAATGCTTGTAGGTCCAAAATCTACAAAAAAAGAACAGCAAGAATTCATTGCGAAAATTAAGCATAATCCTAGAAATTATATAGCGCAACCTATGATTAATTTGTCTAGAGTACCTACGATTACTGATGAAAATACCATAGAAGGAAGACATGTTGATTTAAGACCATACGCACTTTATGGTGATGATATTAACATTATCCCTGGAGCATTAACACGGGTCGCACTAAAAAAGGGATCAATCGTAGTTAATTCTTCACAAGGTGGCGGAAGTAAAGATACATGGGTATTAAATCATTAA